The following proteins are encoded in a genomic region of Vigna radiata var. radiata cultivar VC1973A unplaced genomic scaffold, Vradiata_ver6 scaffold_51, whole genome shotgun sequence:
- the LOC106780718 gene encoding uncharacterized protein At1g10890-like isoform X1 has product MGRSVSRSPSRRRRYSPSPISHRHSRTSRFQFISFFSLFFLLSLSLSLTHSLCCFRRRSPSHKRRRRRRTSSSPSPSRSPTPKLKKDQKKRRQHEEELKLLEEETARRLEEAIRKNVEEKLKSEEVKLEIERRVAEGVKKLFDDVEAQLGKEKEDALTEARRKEEQARKEREELDKMLEENRRRVEEAQRREALEQQRKEEERQRELEMIQRQKEEAARRKKLEEEEEHANRINSLGKNKSRPKSYGF; this is encoded by the exons ATGGGTCGCAGTGTTTCACGTTCTCCTTCTCGCAGAAGAAGATACTCTCCTTCTCCGATTTCTCATCGCCACTCTCGAACTTCAAGGTTCCAATtcatctcctttttctctttatttttccttctctcaCTCTCCCTCTCTTTAACTCATTCTCTCTGTTGTTTCAGGCGCCGCTCTCCTTCCCACAAACGCCGCAGAAGGCGCAGAACGTCTTCCTCCCCCTCTCCTTCTCGCAGCCCAACTCCTAAGCTCAAGAAAGATCAGAAGAAAAG GCGTCAACATGAGGAAGAATTGAAACTGTTGGAAGAGGAAACTGCAAGAAGACTGGAAGAAGCAATTCGAAAAAATGTTGAGGAGAAGCTTAAATCAGAGGAAGTCAAGTTAGAAATAGAAAGGCGTGTAGCAGAAGGAgtgaaaaaattgtttgatgatgTTGAAGCTCAActtggaaaagaaaaggaagatgcTCTCACTGAAGCTAGAAGGAAAGAA GAACAAGCTCGTAAAGAAAGAGAAGAGCTGGATAAGATGCTTGAAGAGAATAGGAGGAGAGTGGAAGAAGCACAGAGAAGAGAAGCACTTGAGCAGCAAAGAAAGGAGGAGGAACGACAAAGGGAACTAGAGATGATTCAGAGACAGAAAGAGGAGGCTGCTCGGAGAAAGAAGctggaggaggaagaagaacatGCGAATCGAATTAATTCTTTGGGTAAGAACAAATCTAGGCCTAAGTCTTATGGTTTCTAA
- the LOC106780717 gene encoding aspartic proteinase CDR1, with protein MIMATLKQPSLFVTLVALLAVSRFVAPTTSTSRKNLKHHPCPTDGFRVMLRHVDSGKNLTKLERVQHGMKRGKSRLQRLNAMVLAASTAPDSDKLEAPVHAGNGEYLMELAIGTPPLSYPAVLDTGSDLIWTQCKPCTRCYKQPTPIFDPKKSSSFSKVSCDSSLCSALPSSTCSDGCEYVYSYGDYSVTQGVLGTETFTFGKSKKKVSAHNIGFGCGEDNEGDGFEQASGLVGLGRGPLSLVSQLKEPRFSYCLTPIDDRKKSVLLLGSSAKVKDAKGVTTPLIKNPLQPSFYYLSLEGISVGDTRLPIEKSTFEVGNDGSGGAIIDSGTTITYIEENAFDELKKEFISQTKLPVDKSSSTGLDLCFSLPSDSTEVEIPKLIFHFSGGDLELPAENYMIGDSSLGVACLAMGASSGMSIFGNVQQQNILVNHDLEKDTISFIPTSCDEL; from the coding sequence ATGATCATGGCTACACTGAAACAACCTTCATTGTTTGTCACATTGGTGGCACTTCTGGCGGTGTCTCGTTTCGTGGCTCCGACAACCTCCACTTCCAGAAAAAACCTCAAGCACCACCCTTGTCCTACAGATGGGTTCCGAGTCATGCTTCGCCACGTTGACTCTGGGAAAAACCTGACCAAACTAGAGCGTGTGCAACACGGGATGAAGCGTGGAAAGAGTAGGCTTCAGAGGCTAAACGCAATGGTGTTGGCAGCTTCAACCGCACCGGATTCTGATAAGTTGGAAGCCCCTGTCCATGCAGGGAATGGAGAGTACTTGATGGAGTTAGCCATAGGAACTCCACCACTGTCTTACCCTGCGGTTTTGGACACCGGCAGTGACCTCATATGGACACAGTGCAAGCCTTGCACACGATGTTACAAGCAGCCAACACCCATTTTCGACCCCAAGAAGTCCTCTTCGTTTTCCAAGGTCTCATGTGATAGCAGCTTATGCAGTGCTTTGCCTTCATCTACATGCAGTGATGGGTGTGAGTATGTGTATTCATACGGTGATTATTCAGTTACACAAGGGGTGTTGGGCACTGAGACCTTCACTTTTGGAAAGTCCAAGAAAAAAGTTTCGGCTCACAACATTGGTTTTGGTTGTGGGGAGGATAACGAAGGTGATGGGTTTGAACAAGCCTCGGGATTGGTGGGGCTTGGACGTGGTCCTTTGTCTTTGGTTTCTCAACTGAAGGAACCCAGATTTTCTTATTGCTTGACCCCAATAGATGACAGAAAAAAGAGTGTTTTGTTGCTGGGGTCTTCGGCAAAGGTGAAAGATGCAAAAGGGGTGACAACTCCTCTTATCAAAAACCCTTTGCAACCTTCTTTTTACTACCTTTCTCTTGAAGGTATCTCTGTGGGGGACACTAGATTGCCCATTGAGAAGTCCACTTTTGAGGTGGGGAATGATGGGAGTGGAGGTGCGATCATAGATTCTGGCACCACAATCACCTACATTGAAGAAAATGCCTTTGATGAACTAAAGAAAGAGTTCATTTCTCAAACCAAGCTTCCTGTCGACAAAAGTAGCTCAACTGGGTTGGATCTTTGTTTCTCTCTGCCATCAGACTCAACAGAAGTGGAAATTCCGAAACTGATTTTCCACTTCAGTGGTGGGGATTTGGAGCTGCCCGCTGAGAACTACATGATTGGTGACTCCAGCTTGGGAGTGGCTTGCTTGGCCATGGGTGCTTCCAGTGGAATGTCTATATTCGGGAATGTTCAACAGCAGAACATTTTGGTGAACCATGATCTCGAGAAAGACACCATTTCTTTTATCCCTACGTCCTGTGATGAGTTGTGA
- the LOC106780718 gene encoding uncharacterized protein At1g10890-like isoform X2 — protein MGRSVSRSPSRRRRYSPSPISHRHSRTSRRRSPSHKRRRRRRTSSSPSPSRSPTPKLKKDQKKRRQHEEELKLLEEETARRLEEAIRKNVEEKLKSEEVKLEIERRVAEGVKKLFDDVEAQLGKEKEDALTEARRKEEQARKEREELDKMLEENRRRVEEAQRREALEQQRKEEERQRELEMIQRQKEEAARRKKLEEEEEHANRINSLGKNKSRPKSYGF, from the exons ATGGGTCGCAGTGTTTCACGTTCTCCTTCTCGCAGAAGAAGATACTCTCCTTCTCCGATTTCTCATCGCCACTCTCGAACTTCAAG GCGCCGCTCTCCTTCCCACAAACGCCGCAGAAGGCGCAGAACGTCTTCCTCCCCCTCTCCTTCTCGCAGCCCAACTCCTAAGCTCAAGAAAGATCAGAAGAAAAG GCGTCAACATGAGGAAGAATTGAAACTGTTGGAAGAGGAAACTGCAAGAAGACTGGAAGAAGCAATTCGAAAAAATGTTGAGGAGAAGCTTAAATCAGAGGAAGTCAAGTTAGAAATAGAAAGGCGTGTAGCAGAAGGAgtgaaaaaattgtttgatgatgTTGAAGCTCAActtggaaaagaaaaggaagatgcTCTCACTGAAGCTAGAAGGAAAGAA GAACAAGCTCGTAAAGAAAGAGAAGAGCTGGATAAGATGCTTGAAGAGAATAGGAGGAGAGTGGAAGAAGCACAGAGAAGAGAAGCACTTGAGCAGCAAAGAAAGGAGGAGGAACGACAAAGGGAACTAGAGATGATTCAGAGACAGAAAGAGGAGGCTGCTCGGAGAAAGAAGctggaggaggaagaagaacatGCGAATCGAATTAATTCTTTGGGTAAGAACAAATCTAGGCCTAAGTCTTATGGTTTCTAA